A genomic region of Miscanthus floridulus cultivar M001 chromosome 3, ASM1932011v1, whole genome shotgun sequence contains the following coding sequences:
- the LOC136547199 gene encoding uncharacterized protein yields MPTLGIAPLLDAYFRRRFAAAGLVEASVPLDGGATTVHCWRFSPGAADDGEGDARPVLVLLHGFGPPATWQWRRQVGPLSRRFRLIVPDLLFFGGSSTTSAPGAGRVSEAQQAEAVAKLVAAVVAPAPGTPVRVSVAGTSYGGFVAYHVARLLGPAAVERVVIASSDLLKAADDDRALLRRGGAERVEDVMLPRSPEQMRRLLQLAYHRPRRFTPGFVLRDLVQYLYSDKVEEKKELIKGITLGNKDKFQLTPLPQEVLVLWGEHDQIFPVEKAFEVARKLGANARLEVLKDTGHMPQEEDPKRFNEAILNFLLPAPKSSL; encoded by the exons ATGCCGACGCTGGGCATCGCGCCGCTGCTGGACGCCTACTTCCGGCGCCGCTTCGCCGCGGCGGGCCTCGTCGAGGCCTCCGTTCCGCTGGACGGCGGCGCCACCACGGTCCACTGCTGGCGCTTCTCGCCGGGCGCCGCCGATGACGGCGAGGGCGACGCCCGCCCCGTCCTGGTGCTCCTGCACGGCTTCGGGCCCCCGGCGACGTGGCAGTGGCGGCGCCAGGTGGGCCCGCTCTCGCGCCGGTTCCGCCTCATCGTCCCGGACCTCCTCTTCTTCGGCGGCTCGTCCACCACGTCGGCGCCCGGCGCCGGGCGGGTCTCCGAGGCGCAGCAGGCGGAGGCGGTAGCGAAGCTCGTGGCGGCCGTAGTGGCGCCGGCGCCGGGCACGCCGGTGCGCGTGTCCGTGGCCGGCACCAGCTACGGCGGGTTCGTGGCGTACCAcgtggcgcggctgctgggccccGCCGCGGTGGAGCGGGTGGTCATCGCCAGCTCCGACCTGCTCAAGGCTGCCGACGACGACCGCGCCCTGCTCCGCCGCGGCGGCGCCGAGCGCGTCGAGGACGTCATGCTGCCGCGCTCCCCGGAGCAGATGCGGCGGCTGCTGCAGCTCGCCTACCACCGCCCGCGCCGCTTCACGCCGGGCTTCGTGCTCCGCGACCTCGTCCAG TATCTGTACAGCGACAAAGTAGAAGAGAAGAAGGAGCTAATCAAGGGGATAACACTGGGTAACAAAGACAAATTCCAGCTTACACCTCTCCCCCAG GAAGTCCTTGTGTTGTGGGGAGAGCATGATCAGATATTCCCTGTCGAGAAAGCATTTGAAGTGGCAAG GAAACTTGGAGCAAATGCTAGGTTGGAGGTCCTCAAGGACACCGGCCACATGCCTCAGGAAGAGGATCCAAAGCGGTTCAACGAGGCAATCCTGAACTTCTTGCTTCCAGCTCCAAAGTCCTCTTTGTAA
- the LOC136547201 gene encoding probable GTP diphosphokinase RSH3, chloroplastic isoform X1 codes for MTPSIACPVKCRPHPRLAPQPPAPSLELLAARGAPASGELRASRSPPYLSLSRSADSFESRAPCRGSASARRARAAVALGGDGQSAALIAGAQSRHAIFSDELVRRAFAAAEAAHRGQVRASGDPYLQHCVETAALLAELGAGPAVVAAGLLHDTVDDAGLGYGFISEHFGAGIADLVKGVSKLSHLSKLARRNDTASRIDEADRLRIIFLAMEDARAVLIKLADRLHNMRTLDSLPKNKQQSFAKETLEIFAPLANQLGILNWKEQLENLCFKYLCPDKFDELSTSLTEFHNRNMIAAATRRLEQALQVRGLSYYAIYGRHKSLYSIYSKMARKKLAMDEIYDIHGVRVILENKADCFAALEIIHHLWPRIPGKFKDYINSPKPNRYQSLHTVVLTEETLPLEIQIRTRDMHLQAEFGIAAHWRYKEVAARSCCTSVSEMVEWVRWVITWHCQTLNTDHPSSLARDASSKETHTIPSHSDACLLSYSKQCDHKGPVLVILLENENMSVQEIPQHWTIVDLLNRSSNSGMPLRLRLNCHVVHNWNQELKMGDVLELIPSTPCKCRGYTREFHQKFDQCLAVSQS; via the exons ATGACACCGTCGATCGCCTGCCCGGTCAAGTGCCGCCCCCACCCCCGCCTTGCCCCGCAGCCACCCGCGCCGTCGCTGGAGCTTCTGGCCGCTCGCGGAGCCCCGGCCTCCGGCGAGCTGCGGGCGAGCCGGAGTCCGCCGTACTTGTCTCTCTCGCGCTCAGCCGACTCCTTCGAATCCCGGGCCCCGTGCCGGGGCTCCGCGTCTGCCAGGCGGGCCCGAGCCGCCGTGGCGCTGGGCGGAGACGGCCAGTCCGCGGCGCTGATAGCCGGCGCACAGTCGCGGCACGCCATCTTCAGCGACGAGCTCGTGCGGAGGGCCTTCGCCGCCGCAGAGGCGGCTCACCGAGGCCAG GTGCGCGCGAGCGGCGACCCGTACCTACAGCACTGCGTGGAGACGGCGGCACTGCTCGCGGAGCTGGGCGCCGGCCCTGCCGTCGTCGCTGCCGGCCTGCTGCACGACACGGTTGATGACGCGGGGCTGGGCTACGGTTTCATCTCCGAGCATTTTGGTGCCGGTATCGCCGACCTTGTCAAAGGG GTTTCAAAGCTTAGTCATCTGAGCAAACTGGCTCGTAGAAATGATACAGCCAGTAGAATTGATGAAGCTGACAGATTACGTATAATCTTCCTTGCAATGGAAGATGCAAGAGCTGTGCTCATTAAACTTGCTGACAGGCTACACAACATGAGGACTCTGGATTCTTTGCCCAAGAACAAACAGCAGAGCTTTGCAAAGGAAACACTGGAGATATTTGCTCCCTTGGCGAATCAGTTGGGCATCTTGAATTGGAAGGAACAGCTTGAAAACCTGTGCTTCAAGTATCTTTGCCCAGATAAATTTGATGAACTGTCAACAAGCCTTACTGAGTTCCACAACAGAAATATGATTGCAGCTGCAACAAGGCGACTTGAACAAGCCCTTCAGGTGAGAGGACTATCCTATTATGCCATATATGGGAGACACAAGAGCTTGTACAGCATCTACAGCAAGATGGCAAG GAAGAAGCTGGCCATGGATGAAATTTATGATATACATGGGGTGCGTGTTATTCTTGAGAACAAGGCTGATTGTTTTGCTGCGTTAGAGATTATCCATCACCTATGGCCTAGAATTCCTGGCAAGTTCAAAGATTATATCAACAGTCCCAAACCCAACAG ATATCAGTCCCTGCATACAGTTGTTCTCACCGAAGAAACGCTGCCACTTGAAATCCAAATTCGTACGAGGGACATGCATTTGCAGGCAGAGTTTGGAATTGCTGCTCATTGGAGATATAAGGAAGTTGCTGCTAGGAGTTGCTGCACCTCTGTTTCTGAAATGGTTGAGTGGGTTAGATGGGTTATTACATGGCATTGTCAAACTCTGAACACAGACCATCCTTCATCACTTGCACGTGATGCTTCATCAAAGGAAACGCACACTATTCCATCTCACTCTGATGCCTGTCTGTTGTCTTACTCGAAACAATGCGATCACAAAGGGCCAGTACTAGTAATACTTCTGGAGAATGAAAAT ATGTCAGTGCAAGAAATCCCCCAACATTGGACGATAGTGGACCTACTGAATAGGTCCTCTAACTCCGGGATGCCGTTGAGGCTGAGGCTGAACTGCCATGTCGTCCACAACTGGAACCAGGAGCTAAAAATGGGCGACGTGCTTGAACTGATTCCTTCAACCCCATGCAAATGCAGAGGTTACACGAGGGAGTTCCACCAAAAGTTTGATCAATGTCTCGCCGTTTCTCAATCCTGA
- the LOC136547201 gene encoding probable GTP diphosphokinase RSH3, chloroplastic isoform X2, producing the protein MTPSIACPVKCRPHPRLAPQPPAPSLELLAARGAPASGELRASRSPPYLSLSRSADSFESRAPCRGSASARRARAAVALGGDGQSAALIAGAQSRHAIFSDELVRRAFAAAEAAHRGQVRASGDPYLQHCVETAALLAELGAGPAVVAAGLLHDTVDDAGLGYGFISEHFGAGIADLVKGVSKLSHLSKLARRNDTASRIDEADRLRIIFLAMEDARAVLIKLADRLHNMRTLDSLPKNKQQSFAKETLEIFAPLANQLGILNWKEQLENLCFKYLCPDKFDELSTSLTEFHNRNMIAAATRRLEQALQVRGLSYYAIYGRHKSLYSIYSKMARKKLAMDEIYDIHGVRVILENKADCFAALEIIHHLWPRIPGKFKDYINSPKPNRYQSLHTVVLTEETLPLEIQIRTRDMHLQAEFGIAAHWRYKEVAARSCCTSVSEMVEWVRWVITWHCQTLNTDHPSSLARDASSKETHTIPSHSDACLLSYSKQCDHKGPVLMSVQEIPQHWTIVDLLNRSSNSGMPLRLRLNCHVVHNWNQELKMGDVLELIPSTPCKCRGYTREFHQKFDQCLAVSQS; encoded by the exons ATGACACCGTCGATCGCCTGCCCGGTCAAGTGCCGCCCCCACCCCCGCCTTGCCCCGCAGCCACCCGCGCCGTCGCTGGAGCTTCTGGCCGCTCGCGGAGCCCCGGCCTCCGGCGAGCTGCGGGCGAGCCGGAGTCCGCCGTACTTGTCTCTCTCGCGCTCAGCCGACTCCTTCGAATCCCGGGCCCCGTGCCGGGGCTCCGCGTCTGCCAGGCGGGCCCGAGCCGCCGTGGCGCTGGGCGGAGACGGCCAGTCCGCGGCGCTGATAGCCGGCGCACAGTCGCGGCACGCCATCTTCAGCGACGAGCTCGTGCGGAGGGCCTTCGCCGCCGCAGAGGCGGCTCACCGAGGCCAG GTGCGCGCGAGCGGCGACCCGTACCTACAGCACTGCGTGGAGACGGCGGCACTGCTCGCGGAGCTGGGCGCCGGCCCTGCCGTCGTCGCTGCCGGCCTGCTGCACGACACGGTTGATGACGCGGGGCTGGGCTACGGTTTCATCTCCGAGCATTTTGGTGCCGGTATCGCCGACCTTGTCAAAGGG GTTTCAAAGCTTAGTCATCTGAGCAAACTGGCTCGTAGAAATGATACAGCCAGTAGAATTGATGAAGCTGACAGATTACGTATAATCTTCCTTGCAATGGAAGATGCAAGAGCTGTGCTCATTAAACTTGCTGACAGGCTACACAACATGAGGACTCTGGATTCTTTGCCCAAGAACAAACAGCAGAGCTTTGCAAAGGAAACACTGGAGATATTTGCTCCCTTGGCGAATCAGTTGGGCATCTTGAATTGGAAGGAACAGCTTGAAAACCTGTGCTTCAAGTATCTTTGCCCAGATAAATTTGATGAACTGTCAACAAGCCTTACTGAGTTCCACAACAGAAATATGATTGCAGCTGCAACAAGGCGACTTGAACAAGCCCTTCAGGTGAGAGGACTATCCTATTATGCCATATATGGGAGACACAAGAGCTTGTACAGCATCTACAGCAAGATGGCAAG GAAGAAGCTGGCCATGGATGAAATTTATGATATACATGGGGTGCGTGTTATTCTTGAGAACAAGGCTGATTGTTTTGCTGCGTTAGAGATTATCCATCACCTATGGCCTAGAATTCCTGGCAAGTTCAAAGATTATATCAACAGTCCCAAACCCAACAG ATATCAGTCCCTGCATACAGTTGTTCTCACCGAAGAAACGCTGCCACTTGAAATCCAAATTCGTACGAGGGACATGCATTTGCAGGCAGAGTTTGGAATTGCTGCTCATTGGAGATATAAGGAAGTTGCTGCTAGGAGTTGCTGCACCTCTGTTTCTGAAATGGTTGAGTGGGTTAGATGGGTTATTACATGGCATTGTCAAACTCTGAACACAGACCATCCTTCATCACTTGCACGTGATGCTTCATCAAAGGAAACGCACACTATTCCATCTCACTCTGATGCCTGTCTGTTGTCTTACTCGAAACAATGCGATCACAAAGGGCCAGTACTA ATGTCAGTGCAAGAAATCCCCCAACATTGGACGATAGTGGACCTACTGAATAGGTCCTCTAACTCCGGGATGCCGTTGAGGCTGAGGCTGAACTGCCATGTCGTCCACAACTGGAACCAGGAGCTAAAAATGGGCGACGTGCTTGAACTGATTCCTTCAACCCCATGCAAATGCAGAGGTTACACGAGGGAGTTCCACCAAAAGTTTGATCAATGTCTCGCCGTTTCTCAATCCTGA